In Aristaeella hokkaidonensis, the following are encoded in one genomic region:
- a CDS encoding RnfABCDGE type electron transport complex subunit D, producing the protein MLNLSAAPHARDKWTTPFIMRMVTLSLLPATIVGILVYGWNAFGVVALAIVSAVASEWLFCKACKKPSTIWDGSAVVTGLLLALSLGPQTPLYIPVIGSVFAIVVCKCCFGGLGKNFINPALAARCFLLISFANAMAIKPIVDTVASATPVGAMKAGEVVDITKMFLGTADGVIGSSILALLVGGLLLWSLDIIHGQICFSVLIGFTVFLGLFGGKGFDPAYLLAHLCGGGVVMGAFFMATDYVTSPVSRLGQFIYGCLIGVLGGLFRLKGNTADSFSYAIIIGNVCSPLIDTYIVQKPFAYRKIGKTRKTSKEPFRIPKPVIALTLIAAIAGVALSGVYSMTKDTIEEQKLQAERASYREVCPEAETFEDSEAAKAKLEELAGGNWGTNFGSTRINEAIVGKDAAGNVVGYALSVSSKGFGGDVTMALGLTPDGEVKKISFTELNETAGLGMRANEDSFKDQFPGKSGSVSLVKGDAGENEISALTGATITSTAVTNALNAGLDFYDTVLKGGN; encoded by the coding sequence ATGCTGAATCTTTCCGCGGCTCCTCACGCAAGAGATAAATGGACTACTCCGTTCATCATGCGGATGGTCACCCTGAGCCTGCTGCCTGCCACGATTGTGGGTATCCTGGTATACGGCTGGAACGCCTTCGGCGTTGTGGCACTGGCAATTGTTTCCGCTGTGGCGTCTGAATGGCTTTTCTGCAAAGCCTGCAAAAAGCCCAGCACTATCTGGGACGGCAGCGCGGTGGTTACCGGTCTTCTGCTGGCCCTGTCCCTGGGACCGCAGACGCCCCTGTATATCCCGGTGATCGGTTCCGTGTTCGCTATTGTGGTATGCAAGTGCTGCTTCGGCGGTCTGGGCAAGAACTTCATCAACCCCGCACTGGCGGCCCGCTGCTTCCTGCTGATTTCCTTCGCAAACGCGATGGCAATCAAGCCGATTGTGGACACAGTCGCGTCCGCGACTCCCGTCGGCGCTATGAAAGCCGGCGAGGTGGTGGATATCACCAAGATGTTCCTGGGCACGGCGGACGGCGTAATCGGCAGCTCCATCCTGGCGCTGCTGGTGGGCGGCCTGCTGCTCTGGAGCCTGGATATCATCCATGGCCAGATCTGCTTCTCCGTGCTGATCGGCTTCACCGTGTTCCTGGGCCTCTTCGGTGGAAAAGGCTTTGATCCCGCCTACCTGCTGGCGCACCTGTGCGGCGGCGGTGTGGTGATGGGTGCCTTCTTCATGGCCACGGACTATGTGACCAGTCCTGTCAGCCGCCTGGGTCAGTTCATTTACGGCTGCCTGATCGGCGTGCTGGGCGGACTGTTCCGCCTGAAGGGCAACACGGCAGACTCCTTCAGCTACGCGATCATTATCGGCAACGTATGCTCTCCCCTGATTGATACTTATATCGTTCAGAAACCCTTCGCCTACAGGAAGATCGGCAAGACCCGGAAGACCAGCAAAGAGCCCTTCCGGATTCCGAAGCCTGTGATCGCCCTGACGCTGATTGCGGCGATCGCCGGTGTGGCGCTGAGCGGTGTGTATTCCATGACCAAGGATACCATTGAAGAACAGAAGCTGCAGGCGGAGCGGGCTTCCTACAGGGAAGTGTGCCCCGAGGCAGAGACCTTTGAAGACTCCGAAGCCGCGAAGGCAAAGCTGGAAGAGCTGGCCGGCGGAAACTGGGGAACGAACTTCGGTTCCACCCGGATCAACGAGGCGATTGTGGGCAAGGATGCCGCCGGTAATGTGGTCGGCTATGCCCTGAGTGTCTCTTCCAAGGGCTTCGGCGGCGACGTAACCATGGCGCTGGGCCTGACCCCGGACGGCGAAGTGAAGAAGATTTCCTTCACGGAGCTGAATGAAACCGCGGGCCTGGGCATGCGGGCCAATGAGGACTCCTTCAAGGATCAGTTCCCGGGCAAGAGCGGCAGCGTGAGCCTGGTGAAGGGTGACGCCGGAGAGAACGAGATCAGTGCCCTGACCGGCGCGACCATCACCTCCACGGCTGTGACCAACGCCCTGAATGCCGGCCTGGACTTCTATGATACTGTGCTGAAAGGAGGCAACTGA
- the rsxE gene encoding electron transport complex subunit RsxE, producing MKKYIERLWNGLIKENPVLVLMLGMCPALAVSTQASNGIGMGLSTLAVLVLSNFVISCLRKVIPDQVRLPAYIVIVASLVTVTELLIEAYLPSLYEALGIYIPLIVVNCIILGRAEAYANKHTPLLSVMDGIGMGLGFTIALTLAGMIRELLGAGTVFGFRLLPESFGMTIFIQPPGAFLVFALIIAVMNAIGIKTRQRKLVESGCDGNCALCSSVCESRDADPKAEEEQKGGADA from the coding sequence ATGAAAAAGTATATCGAACGCCTCTGGAACGGCCTGATTAAAGAAAACCCGGTCCTTGTACTGATGCTGGGCATGTGCCCGGCGCTGGCGGTTTCCACCCAGGCGTCCAACGGCATCGGCATGGGCCTGAGCACGCTGGCCGTGCTGGTACTGAGCAACTTCGTGATCAGCTGCCTGCGGAAGGTGATTCCGGATCAGGTCCGGCTTCCTGCCTACATCGTAATCGTCGCCAGCCTGGTGACGGTGACCGAACTGCTGATTGAAGCATATCTGCCCAGCCTCTATGAGGCACTGGGCATCTACATTCCGCTGATCGTGGTGAACTGCATCATCCTCGGCCGTGCGGAAGCCTATGCGAACAAACATACCCCGCTGCTGTCCGTGATGGACGGTATCGGCATGGGCCTTGGTTTTACCATTGCCCTGACCCTGGCGGGCATGATCCGTGAACTTCTCGGTGCGGGAACGGTCTTCGGATTCCGCCTGCTGCCGGAAAGCTTCGGTATGACGATCTTCATCCAGCCTCCGGGAGCCTTCCTGGTCTTCGCGCTGATCATTGCGGTGATGAATGCCATCGGCATCAAGACCCGTCAGCGCAAGCTGGTTGAGAGCGGCTGTGACGGCAACTGCGCACTGTGCAGCTCCGTATGCGAATCCCGGGATGCCGATCCGAAAGCTGAAGAAGAACAGAAGGGAGGCGCGGACGCATGA
- a CDS encoding RnfABCDGE type electron transport complex subunit B has product MNIILITTLVIAVIGICVGAGLVFTGKKFAVEVDEREVAVREKLPGNNCGACGYAGCDALAGAIARGEAPVNACPVGGAPVAQAIGDIMGTTAGAMERKVAFVACKGTCEVTKNQGNYIGIKDCRTAVLSGMNITDCIYGCLGFGSCAEVCPEQAISIQNGVAVVNRNRCVSCGLCAKTCPRGLISLIPESRIIRVQCSNRDKGPVVRKMCSAGCIGCGLCVKQCESEAIVFDGTLARIDPEKCTLCGKCAEKCPAKVIMTTPN; this is encoded by the coding sequence ATGAACATTATTCTGATCACGACCCTGGTTATCGCGGTAATCGGTATCTGCGTCGGCGCGGGCCTGGTTTTCACCGGCAAGAAGTTTGCCGTGGAAGTGGACGAGCGGGAAGTGGCCGTTCGGGAAAAGCTCCCCGGCAACAACTGCGGCGCCTGTGGCTATGCAGGCTGTGACGCGCTGGCCGGCGCCATTGCCCGGGGCGAAGCTCCGGTAAACGCCTGCCCGGTAGGCGGCGCGCCTGTGGCCCAGGCAATCGGCGACATCATGGGCACCACTGCCGGTGCAATGGAACGCAAGGTTGCGTTCGTGGCCTGCAAGGGCACCTGCGAAGTGACAAAGAACCAGGGCAACTATATCGGCATCAAGGACTGCCGGACCGCTGTGCTTTCCGGCATGAATATCACGGACTGTATCTACGGCTGCCTGGGCTTCGGCTCCTGCGCCGAGGTTTGTCCGGAACAGGCCATCTCCATTCAGAACGGTGTTGCCGTTGTGAACCGGAACCGCTGCGTCAGCTGCGGTCTGTGTGCCAAGACCTGCCCGAGGGGCCTGATCTCCCTGATTCCGGAAAGCCGGATCATCCGTGTTCAGTGCTCCAACCGGGACAAGGGTCCGGTTGTCCGGAAAATGTGCTCCGCCGGCTGCATCGGCTGCGGCCTGTGCGTAAAGCAGTGTGAATCCGAAGCCATCGTGTTTGACGGCACACTGGCCCGGATTGATCCGGAAAAGTGCACCCTCTGCGGCAAGTGCGCGGAGAAGTGCCCCGCCAAGGTCATCATGACCACTCCGAATTAA
- a CDS encoding electron transport complex protein RnfA, translating into MNNTSLIMIIVTSALVHNVVLNQFLGICSFLGVSKQMKASISLGGAVIFVITIASAVASLLYDYVLKPLGMDFMKTIIFILVIAALVQIVEMFLKKKSPAVYKALGIYLPLITTNCAVLGVALTNVQDGYNFIQCVTSGFGTAVGYTIAIVLLAGIRSRINEKDLPAPLRGAPIVMIAAALMSIAFMGFGGLVL; encoded by the coding sequence ATGAATAACACGAGTCTGATTATGATCATCGTGACCAGCGCGCTGGTGCACAATGTGGTGCTGAACCAGTTCCTGGGCATCTGTTCCTTCCTGGGCGTGAGCAAACAGATGAAGGCCTCCATCAGCCTGGGCGGCGCGGTCATCTTCGTTATCACCATCGCCTCCGCTGTGGCAAGCCTGCTGTACGACTACGTCCTCAAGCCCCTGGGCATGGACTTCATGAAGACCATCATCTTCATCCTGGTCATTGCTGCCCTGGTGCAGATTGTGGAAATGTTCCTGAAGAAGAAGTCTCCGGCGGTTTACAAGGCCCTGGGCATCTATCTTCCCCTGATTACCACCAACTGCGCGGTGCTGGGCGTTGCCCTGACCAACGTGCAGGACGGCTACAACTTCATCCAGTGCGTGACCAGCGGCTTCGGCACGGCTGTGGGCTATACCATCGCCATCGTGCTGCTGGCGGGCATCCGGTCCCGGATCAATGAAAAGGACCTGCCCGCTCCGCTGCGGGGCGCGCCCATTGTCATGATCGCTGCCGCGCTGATGTCCATCGCGTTTATGGGCTTCGGCGGCCTGGTACTGTGA
- a CDS encoding ammonia-forming cytochrome c nitrite reductase subunit c552: protein MDYFAKKQWIRIAICAVLVAAIVLAMTGVFSGTESLKYDPSAKKLAAGESEAEAAMKGFGGDVTAHLVLEGNTVKELTIDTPNETEGLGKRASDAEFTDQFIGKDGPFTFGENGVEALSGATVTSTAALKAINKAITGEEAAEEPAAEEPAKEPEAAAADENAITATEQGFGGDVTVHVTLDGDKIQTLTIDTPNETAGLGQRASEAAFTDQFVGKSGPFTYGEDGIEALTGATITSEAALKAINSVVPAAEQKEEAAPAEESAEAIGTAATDAAAVTALEQGFGGDVTVHVTLDGDKIQALTIDTPNETAGLGQRASEAAFTDQFIGKSGPFTYGEDGIEALTGATITSNAALKAINSVVPAAEQKEEAAATEEPAAEATAEPVAEATAEPAPEATEAPAEKAETKQEAASDGQAYAVYRATKENAFSKVTVTASAKNGALTDVKITSEGEEGKDLLTDEIRSEWAKAILESGSAAPDAITGATLKFSAGSVQEAMEEILARMNGETAVAPAEEPAAEEPKAEEPAAEEAVSETKEEPAAAAPEKVVPLYAAYRAEAENNFSKVTVIASAKNGQLTAVKILSEGEGNNDLLTDTIREEWAKAILESGSAAPDAITGATLQFSAGSVQKAMEEILAKMAGGGTAADKPAAETPAEEPKEENNTSAISGSDMLSLIAVSMGKEQENSYVTDYLEQDPYLVNIYEGYGFAKDYGSARGHSYTLTDVAKTQRPHPKANCLTCKTPDMHKMIEELGVGVYSMAFDEVMAQMTQPISCYTCHGADDGNGGKMVVTHQYVNEALGANISEIKAASLSCGQCHIEYYFTPEDSETMMPYHSKAEMTPEAILAYYDAMGFFDWEQPGTGTKMLKAQHPELETWAYGKHAAMLSCADCHMPTVTMENGMQYHDHHLVSPLQNEVLLEKCASCHGNADNTIALVQDIQAKVTARETEVGNLLSGLKDKLTETVSAGQMGEEDLNAVRKLHREAQWFFDFCYVENSEGAHNSALAYRCLDTAETKIGEAMNLIASAGMTDVSAQMPSEEAPAEEEAAPKTPPMYAGYRVEKENAFSKITVIASARNGMLTSMKILSEGEEGKDLLTDEIKEEWAKAVLESQSAAPDAITGATLAFSAASVQEAVTEILDKASGR from the coding sequence ATGGACTATTTTGCTAAGAAACAATGGATCCGGATCGCAATCTGCGCGGTGCTGGTGGCGGCGATCGTCCTGGCGATGACCGGTGTGTTCAGCGGAACCGAATCCCTGAAGTATGACCCGTCCGCCAAGAAACTGGCTGCCGGTGAGTCTGAAGCGGAAGCAGCCATGAAGGGCTTTGGCGGCGACGTTACGGCGCATCTTGTCCTGGAGGGCAACACGGTCAAGGAACTGACCATCGATACGCCGAACGAGACCGAAGGCCTGGGCAAGCGCGCGTCTGACGCGGAATTCACTGACCAGTTCATCGGCAAGGACGGTCCCTTCACCTTCGGTGAAAACGGCGTTGAAGCCCTGTCCGGTGCTACCGTGACTTCCACGGCTGCCCTGAAGGCGATCAACAAGGCCATCACCGGTGAGGAAGCGGCCGAAGAACCCGCCGCGGAAGAACCGGCCAAGGAACCTGAAGCGGCTGCGGCGGATGAGAATGCCATCACCGCAACGGAGCAGGGCTTCGGCGGCGACGTGACAGTACACGTCACCCTGGACGGCGACAAGATCCAGACACTGACCATTGATACGCCCAATGAAACCGCCGGCCTGGGCCAGCGGGCTTCCGAAGCGGCGTTCACCGATCAGTTCGTTGGCAAGAGCGGCCCCTTCACCTACGGCGAAGACGGAATCGAAGCGCTGACCGGTGCGACGATCACCTCCGAAGCTGCGCTGAAGGCGATCAACAGCGTTGTGCCGGCGGCTGAACAGAAGGAAGAAGCTGCACCGGCAGAAGAATCTGCAGAAGCGATCGGAACTGCTGCAACAGATGCTGCCGCTGTGACCGCATTGGAGCAGGGCTTCGGCGGCGACGTGACAGTGCACGTCACCCTGGACGGAGACAAGATCCAGGCACTGACCATCGATACACCCAATGAAACCGCCGGGCTGGGCCAGCGGGCTTCCGAAGCGGCCTTTACCGATCAGTTTATCGGCAAGAGCGGCCCCTTCACCTACGGCGAAGACGGAATCGAAGCGCTGACCGGCGCGACGATCACCTCCAATGCCGCCCTGAAGGCGATCAACAGTGTGGTGCCCGCGGCTGAACAGAAGGAAGAAGCCGCCGCGACGGAAGAACCGGCTGCGGAAGCAACGGCTGAACCTGTTGCTGAAGCGACAGCGGAACCTGCACCGGAAGCAACCGAAGCACCCGCGGAAAAGGCTGAGACAAAGCAGGAAGCTGCTTCTGACGGACAGGCTTACGCTGTTTACCGTGCAACGAAGGAGAATGCCTTCAGCAAGGTAACGGTTACCGCTTCCGCCAAGAACGGCGCCCTGACAGACGTGAAGATCACTTCCGAAGGCGAAGAGGGCAAGGACCTGCTGACGGATGAAATCCGCAGCGAGTGGGCCAAGGCCATCCTAGAAAGCGGCAGTGCGGCGCCGGATGCCATCACAGGCGCGACCCTGAAATTCTCCGCCGGTTCCGTGCAGGAAGCCATGGAAGAAATCCTGGCCCGGATGAACGGGGAAACTGCTGTGGCTCCTGCTGAAGAGCCTGCGGCTGAAGAACCCAAGGCTGAGGAACCTGCCGCAGAAGAAGCCGTTTCCGAAACAAAGGAAGAGCCTGCTGCAGCCGCCCCTGAAAAGGTGGTACCGCTTTATGCTGCCTACCGTGCGGAAGCTGAGAACAACTTCAGTAAGGTAACAGTCATTGCTTCAGCGAAGAACGGACAGCTGACGGCTGTAAAAATCCTCTCCGAGGGAGAAGGAAACAACGACCTGCTGACGGATACCATCCGAGAGGAGTGGGCCAAGGCGATCCTGGAGAGCGGCAGCGCGGCTCCGGATGCCATCACCGGCGCAACCCTGCAGTTCTCTGCCGGTTCCGTGCAGAAAGCCATGGAGGAGATCCTGGCAAAGATGGCGGGCGGCGGGACAGCTGCGGATAAACCTGCGGCAGAGACGCCTGCGGAAGAACCCAAGGAAGAGAATAATACATCCGCGATAAGCGGCAGCGATATGCTGTCGCTTATCGCTGTTTCTATGGGTAAAGAACAGGAAAACAGTTATGTGACAGATTATCTGGAACAGGATCCGTATCTGGTGAACATTTATGAAGGATATGGGTTTGCAAAGGATTATGGCAGCGCACGCGGACATTCCTACACCCTGACGGATGTGGCAAAGACACAGCGGCCGCATCCAAAGGCCAACTGCCTGACCTGCAAGACGCCGGATATGCACAAGATGATTGAGGAACTGGGCGTCGGCGTTTATTCCATGGCTTTTGACGAGGTCATGGCTCAGATGACACAGCCGATCTCCTGTTATACCTGTCATGGAGCGGATGACGGCAACGGCGGCAAGATGGTTGTCACCCACCAGTATGTGAACGAGGCGCTGGGCGCGAACATCAGTGAAATCAAGGCGGCATCGCTGTCCTGCGGACAGTGCCATATTGAATACTATTTCACGCCGGAAGACAGCGAAACCATGATGCCGTACCACAGCAAGGCGGAAATGACGCCTGAGGCGATCCTGGCCTATTATGACGCAATGGGCTTCTTCGACTGGGAACAGCCGGGAACCGGAACAAAGATGCTCAAGGCGCAGCATCCGGAACTGGAAACCTGGGCGTATGGCAAACATGCCGCCATGCTCAGCTGCGCCGACTGCCATATGCCGACAGTCACAATGGAGAACGGCATGCAGTATCACGATCATCACCTGGTGAGCCCGCTGCAGAACGAAGTTCTGCTGGAAAAATGCGCTTCCTGTCATGGGAACGCTGATAACACCATTGCCCTGGTGCAGGATATTCAGGCGAAAGTTACAGCGCGTGAGACAGAAGTGGGCAACCTGCTGTCCGGTCTGAAGGATAAACTGACGGAGACGGTTTCCGCCGGACAGATGGGCGAAGAAGATCTGAATGCGGTTCGGAAACTGCATCGTGAAGCGCAGTGGTTCTTTGATTTCTGCTATGTGGAAAACTCAGAGGGTGCACATAACTCCGCACTGGCCTACCGCTGTCTGGACACTGCTGAAACGAAGATCGGCGAAGCTATGAATCTGATTGCTTCTGCGGGAATGACAGACGTAAGCGCACAGATGCCTTCCGAGGAAGCACCTGCAGAAGAAGAGGCGGCTCCGAAAACGCCTCCGATGTATGCAGGCTATCGTGTGGAAAAGGAAAACGCGTTCAGTAAGATTACTGTTATCGCATCCGCCAGGAACGGGATGCTGACCAGCATGAAGATCCTTTCGGAAGGTGAAGAGGGAAAAGATCTGCTGACGGATGAAATCAAAGAGGAATGGGCGAAGGCTGTTCTGGAGAGCCAAAGCGCGGCACCGGATGCCATTACCGGCGCAACGCTTGCATTTTCTGCAGCTTCTGTACAGGAAGCGGTAACAGAAATACTGGACAAGGCGTCCGGCAGATAA